A genomic window from Gossypium hirsutum isolate 1008001.06 chromosome D10, Gossypium_hirsutum_v2.1, whole genome shotgun sequence includes:
- the LOC107915404 gene encoding receptor-like protein EIX2, whose protein sequence is MVVLDLANNLFSGEIPYCWIKWQSLRVLRLDGNRVSGKIPISMGTLTKFQSLHLHNNRLHGEIPLSLKSCTNLVAINFGENELNGHIPGWMGHGLPNLIILILRSNKFGGNIPDHLCALTSLQILDLSNNHLFGSIPRFVMKGQFLEYGNTLNLVRHVDLSRNNLSGEIPQEVVNLQALQTLNLSQNHLTGKIPKLIGAMILIETLDLSQNQLTGSIPESISGMTFLSHLNLSFNNLTGIIPTSTQLQSFNESCYAGNHLCGPPLKGCRGSGKETDVKNRAKGIGKGREINWFYVSMPLGFVTGFWCVLGPLVFNRRWRTELWWKVYDLVGKF, encoded by the exons ATGGTGGTTCTTGATCTTGCTAACAATCTTTTTTCTGGGGAGATACCGTATTGTTGGATCAAGTGGCAATCTTTGCGAGTCTTACGATTAGATGGGAACAGAGTCAGTGGTAAAATTCCAATCTCTATGGGGACTTTGACAAAATTTCAGTCGCTACATCTTCACAACAACAGGCTTCATGGAGAAATCCCTTTGTCACTGAAAAGTTGCACAAATTTGGTTGCAATTAACTTTGGCGAAAATGAACTAAATGGACACATTCCAGGATGGATGGGCCATGGCCTTCCAAATCTAATAATATTGATTCTTCGGTCAAACAAGTTTGGAGGTAACATACCGGACCATTTATGTGCTCTTACTTCTCTCCAAATTTTGGACCTTTCTAATAACCACCTCTTTGGGAGCATACCAAGAT TTGTGATGAAAGGCCAATTTCTTGAATACGGCAACACTCTTAACTTGGTCAGACATGTAGATCTCTCTCGTAACAATTTGTCAGGAGAGATTCCCCAAGAAGTGGTAAACCTCCAAGCTTTGCAAACGCTGAATTTGTCCCAGAATCACTTAACAGGAAAGATCCCTAAACTCATTGGTGCTATGATATTAATAGAAACTCTGGATCTCTCTCAAAACCAGCTCACTGGTTCAATTCCTGAAAGCATATCAGGTATGACGTTTTTGAGCCACTTAAATTTGTCCTTTAACAATTTGACTGGCATCATACCCACAAGCACTCagctacagagcttcaatgaaTCATGTTATGCTGGTAACCATCTTTGTGGACCTCCATTAAAGGGATGTAGAGGAAGTGGAAAGGAAACTGATGTCAAAAACAGAGCTAAAGGAATCGGAAAAGGACGTGAAATCAATTGGTTCTACGTAAGCATGCCACTAGGATTTGTTACTGGTTTTTGGTGCGTATTGGGGCCATTGGTGTTTAACAGAAGGTGGAGGACAGAATTGTGGTGGAAAGTATACGATTTGGTGGGTAAATTTTAG